A portion of the Chlamydia caviae GPIC genome contains these proteins:
- a CDS encoding polymorphic outer membrane protein middle domain-containing protein, producing the protein MVAKKVSRFPKSTFSHSVVLAILVSTGMTANNHRLYGYETVSEAFLSDSSLKTQLETTSAGVFRKVKSTDTQEVQKENKEENTPVETSFIENASSCSVAILGSECGQRQHLVNASTLFEISDSLSWKSIDGELSKSSKKSATAEDAERKYLVDDSSQGLAFCYKNPSDCVVDETTPGFLGVALVGVGSTSGLSFSNLKSLSAGSAVYSDEDVVFEHLKEKLFFEGCESQAGGGAVSGRSIAINGCHDVSAVSCKTDLDLASSEVVDFSKGGGAFNAHKVHGEAHKSRFFTGEIIFTANSGNVLLDGNHADKANGGVVACGAFVCSVNRGDIRYTSNRALSGGAVSAFKSIDFVGNVGLIEFVDNQALISPESSLFLGGGALASGERISFLNNGGIHCCKNTSKSSGGALLSRDVRIVENIGNSLFKENSAQVVGGAISSQNQVEVGQNFGNITFEGNTSKMGGGAIHCLSAQQPYTSSEEALEGSGDIKIVDNSGAVNFASNENLLESQETHSHIGGGALYGSNVLVSGNIGEVTFSKNTAGQCESDSTCIGGGAVFANEAVRIVDNSGAITFSYNKGTILPFPKVAASSEGESAPEAPKESSPVDLGVRGGGAIFAKRIEIADNSGVLSFSDNFMKIRDNKAQKENPLGGGALFGIDEVGLKNNKELAFTNNHVSGENSSGGAVLSKVVTIADNGKVQFFRNYSNFLGGAVCSLGDALNIKNNESSVSFIGNRTVTAGGALASAAGDVSISKNLGKVEFKDNLVFGDSRVDNLEEGQLNTTGHHSGGGAIFAKASVVIRENKDQVLFSGNSSGCFGGAILTGSLTPEDQERFASKVVNDNTKVVITENIGDVVFSGNSTTASKHPEHNLFGGGAIYTQDLIINKNAGSVAFYNNYAPTGGAVRISEKGTVILEALGGDIVFQGNRNSEDISNGLYFAGKESKLVEVSASGEKTVNFSDAIIFEDLTLRQGLEGREDILNDPTLVLNSKAKDDSEVSHSGNIRFAYATSKIPQVAVLESGTLILSDNAELWLCGLKQEKGSEILLSAGTVLRIFDPNAKPEEKPESPSARSYYSAYDSARNPEEKTLADISVIGVDLASFVASEDEAAPLPPQIIVPKGTTIGSGSLDLNLVDSAGVGYENHALLNKETDITLLSFRSASAVSDVPDLDHALEELRINVSVPKITDDTYGHMGKWSDPQVVNGKLTINWKPTSYKLNPEKGGSIVLNTLWGQCGDLRALKQQHLSHNITAQRMELDFSTNIWGSGMGTFSNCATIAGVDGFTHRAGGYALGLDTQLIEDFLIGGSFAQFFGYTDSQSFSSRSDQSGYLGTGYVGIFAGSWLFKGMFIYSDIQNDLNTTYPTPNIGRSKGSWNSRGILADAHVDYRYIVNSRRFISSIVSAVVPFVEAEYVYIDLPTFAEVGSEVRTFAEGHLQNIAIPFGITLEHNYSRGQRSEVNSLSFSYALDVYRKAPTVLINLPAASYSWEGVGSDLSRKFMKAQFSNDTEWSSYFSTFLGFTYEWREHTVSYDVNGGIRLIF; encoded by the coding sequence ATGGTCGCAAAAAAGGTATCAAGATTTCCAAAATCTACATTTTCCCATTCCGTAGTTTTAGCAATATTAGTTTCTACTGGGATGACTGCTAATAATCATAGATTATATGGTTATGAGACAGTTTCAGAGGCGTTTTTGAGTGATTCTTCTTTGAAAACCCAATTAGAAACGACTTCTGCGGGTGTTTTTAGAAAAGTAAAATCTACTGATACACAAGAGGTTCAGAAAGAAAATAAAGAAGAAAATACGCCTGTAGAGACTTCTTTTATAGAGAATGCTTCTTCATGTTCTGTTGCTATTTTAGGCTCAGAATGCGGTCAAAGACAGCATTTAGTCAATGCCAGTACTTTGTTTGAGATATCGGATTCTTTATCATGGAAGAGTATAGATGGCGAGTTGTCTAAAAGCTCCAAGAAGTCTGCTACAGCCGAAGATGCAGAGAGAAAATATCTTGTGGATGATTCCAGTCAAGGTTTAGCTTTTTGTTATAAAAACCCATCAGATTGTGTTGTGGATGAAACTACGCCTGGATTCTTAGGTGTTGCTCTTGTAGGAGTGGGATCTACATCAGGACTATCTTTTTCTAATTTAAAGTCGCTCTCAGCAGGATCTGCGGTCTATTCTGATGAAGATGTTGTTTTTGAACACCTTAAAGAAAAACTGTTTTTTGAAGGTTGTGAGTCTCAAGCAGGTGGTGGAGCTGTTTCAGGACGTAGTATTGCTATAAATGGTTGCCATGACGTTTCTGCAGTGTCTTGTAAGACCGATTTAGATCTTGCATCTTCTGAAGTCGTAGATTTTTCCAAAGGTGGAGGTGCTTTTAACGCGCATAAGGTGCATGGTGAAGCACATAAATCCAGATTTTTTACTGGAGAAATCATCTTTACAGCCAATTCTGGGAATGTTTTGCTAGATGGTAATCATGCAGACAAGGCGAACGGTGGAGTTGTAGCCTGTGGAGCATTTGTTTGTTCTGTAAATCGTGGAGATATCCGCTACACAAGTAACCGCGCTCTATCTGGAGGCGCTGTATCTGCTTTTAAGTCTATTGATTTTGTTGGAAACGTAGGATTGATAGAGTTTGTAGATAACCAGGCTTTAATTTCTCCTGAAAGTTCTTTATTTTTAGGTGGTGGGGCCTTAGCTTCTGGAGAGAGAATTAGTTTCTTAAACAATGGAGGCATCCATTGTTGCAAAAACACCTCTAAATCCTCTGGAGGAGCTCTTTTATCTAGGGATGTAAGAATTGTAGAGAACATCGGAAATTCTTTGTTTAAGGAAAACTCTGCTCAAGTCGTAGGTGGAGCCATTAGTTCTCAAAATCAAGTAGAGGTTGGTCAGAATTTTGGAAATATCACTTTTGAAGGTAATACTTCCAAGATGGGTGGTGGAGCTATTCACTGTTTATCTGCTCAGCAACCTTATACGAGTTCTGAAGAAGCTCTGGAAGGATCTGGGGATATCAAGATTGTTGATAATTCGGGGGCTGTAAATTTTGCATCTAATGAGAACCTATTGGAATCTCAAGAGACACATAGTCATATTGGTGGTGGTGCTCTATACGGATCAAATGTTTTAGTTTCAGGCAATATTGGAGAGGTTACTTTTTCTAAGAATACCGCTGGTCAATGTGAATCCGACAGTACCTGTATAGGTGGTGGAGCGGTTTTTGCTAATGAGGCTGTTAGAATAGTAGATAACTCAGGAGCGATTACTTTCTCTTATAATAAAGGGACAATTCTTCCATTTCCTAAAGTTGCTGCAAGTTCTGAAGGGGAAAGTGCTCCAGAAGCTCCTAAAGAGTCATCTCCTGTAGATTTAGGGGTTCGCGGCGGTGGAGCAATTTTTGCCAAGCGTATAGAGATAGCAGATAACTCTGGTGTACTATCTTTCTCAGATAATTTCATGAAAATTAGAGATAATAAGGCACAAAAAGAGAATCCTCTAGGCGGTGGTGCTTTATTTGGGATAGATGAAGTCGGTTTGAAAAATAATAAAGAACTTGCATTCACTAATAACCATGTCTCTGGTGAGAATAGTAGCGGTGGTGCTGTCCTATCTAAAGTTGTCACTATTGCTGATAATGGAAAAGTACAATTTTTCCGCAATTATTCGAATTTCCTTGGTGGTGCCGTTTGTTCTCTAGGAGATGCTCTAAACATTAAAAATAATGAATCTTCAGTATCTTTTATTGGCAACAGAACTGTGACTGCTGGTGGAGCGCTTGCTAGTGCTGCAGGTGATGTTTCTATTTCTAAAAACCTTGGGAAAGTAGAATTTAAGGATAATTTAGTTTTTGGCGATTCTCGTGTAGATAATCTTGAAGAAGGTCAACTCAACACTACAGGACATCATAGTGGCGGCGGTGCCATTTTTGCTAAAGCTTCAGTGGTTATTCGTGAAAATAAAGATCAGGTGCTTTTCTCAGGGAATTCTTCAGGATGTTTCGGTGGTGCGATTTTAACAGGTTCTTTAACCCCAGAAGATCAAGAGCGTTTTGCTTCTAAGGTAGTGAATGATAATACTAAAGTCGTTATTACAGAGAACATTGGAGACGTAGTATTTTCAGGAAATAGCACTACGGCTTCAAAACATCCTGAGCATAATTTGTTCGGTGGTGGTGCTATCTATACCCAAGACTTAATTATCAATAAAAATGCAGGTTCTGTAGCTTTTTATAATAACTACGCTCCTACAGGTGGTGCTGTCCGTATTAGTGAAAAGGGAACTGTGATTTTAGAGGCTCTAGGAGGAGATATTGTTTTCCAAGGAAATAGAAATTCTGAAGATATCTCTAATGGATTATATTTTGCCGGAAAAGAGTCGAAATTAGTTGAGGTATCTGCTTCTGGGGAAAAAACGGTTAATTTTTCAGATGCCATTATCTTTGAAGATTTAACCTTAAGACAAGGCCTAGAAGGTCGTGAGGATATTTTAAATGATCCTACATTAGTATTGAATTCTAAGGCTAAAGATGATTCTGAAGTTTCTCATTCTGGAAACATTCGCTTTGCCTATGCGACATCTAAGATTCCTCAAGTCGCTGTATTAGAATCAGGAACTCTTATTTTATCTGATAATGCTGAGTTGTGGTTGTGTGGCTTAAAACAAGAGAAAGGTAGTGAGATCTTGCTCTCAGCAGGAACTGTATTACGTATTTTCGATCCTAATGCTAAGCCTGAAGAAAAGCCTGAAAGTCCTTCTGCAAGATCTTACTATAGTGCTTATGATTCTGCTAGAAATCCTGAAGAGAAGACTTTGGCAGACATCAGTGTTATTGGTGTAGATCTAGCTTCTTTTGTTGCTAGTGAGGATGAAGCTGCTCCTTTACCTCCACAGATTATCGTTCCTAAGGGCACAACAATCGGTTCGGGATCTTTAGACTTGAATCTTGTGGATTCTGCAGGTGTTGGTTATGAAAACCATGCCTTATTAAATAAAGAGACTGATATCACATTGCTTTCATTTAGGAGTGCCTCAGCAGTCTCGGATGTTCCTGATTTAGACCATGCTTTGGAAGAGTTACGTATTAACGTTTCTGTTCCTAAAATTACGGACGACACTTATGGGCATATGGGAAAATGGTCAGATCCTCAGGTTGTTAACGGTAAATTAACGATCAACTGGAAGCCTACCAGCTATAAGTTAAATCCTGAAAAAGGAGGCTCTATCGTATTGAACACTTTATGGGGACAATGCGGAGATTTGCGCGCCTTAAAACAACAGCATTTATCTCATAATATTACTGCACAAAGAATGGAATTAGATTTCTCAACAAACATTTGGGGATCTGGAATGGGAACATTCTCCAATTGTGCAACGATTGCTGGAGTGGACGGCTTTACTCATCGTGCTGGCGGCTATGCTTTAGGTTTAGATACACAGTTGATAGAAGATTTCTTGATAGGAGGAAGCTTTGCGCAGTTCTTTGGTTACACTGATAGTCAGTCATTTTCATCACGTAGTGACCAAAGTGGTTACTTAGGTACGGGATATGTCGGTATCTTTGCGGGTTCTTGGTTATTCAAGGGGATGTTTATCTATAGTGATATTCAAAACGACTTGAATACAACATATCCTACACCAAACATTGGTAGATCTAAAGGATCGTGGAATAGCCGCGGTATCTTAGCAGATGCTCATGTGGATTATCGCTATATTGTGAATTCACGTAGGTTTATCTCATCGATTGTTTCGGCTGTGGTACCTTTCGTAGAAGCTGAATATGTTTACATTGATCTTCCTACATTTGCGGAAGTAGGTAGTGAAGTGAGAACATTTGCTGAAGGGCATTTACAAAATATAGCGATTCCTTTTGGGATTACTTTGGAGCATAACTATTCTCGAGGGCAGCGTTCAGAAGTGAATAGCTTAAGTTTCTCCTATGCTTTAGATGTCTATCGTAAAGCACCTACAGTGCTTATCAATTTGCCTGCAGCTTCTTATTCTTGGGAGGGGGTAGGTTCTGATCTTTCTAGAAAGTTTATGAAAGCACAGTTTAGTAATGATACGGAGTGGAGTTCCTACTTCTCTACTTTCTTAGGGTTTACCTATGAATGGAGAGAACACACGGTATCTTATGATGTGAATGGAGGTATACGTTTGATATTCTAG
- a CDS encoding 1-acyl-sn-glycerol-3-phosphate acyltransferase yields MHFSRYLLQSFGNQSLPEPLYQKFQIYHQNYLDAATKKCSLEKAEELCLQWLKIVIEDLKDPFIFPPYHKKIRSPIDLFDFGKQFFSVLVDDENSKVHNLHHLDQIQEFIDRKDNVILLANHQTECDPQLMYYALGKTHPELVENMIFVAGDRVTSDPLARPFSMGCDLLCIYSRRHINNPPEQKEEKLHHNQKSMKTLRTLLNEGGKFIYVAPAGGRDRKTPENLLYPSEFQPESVEMFRLLTKASGRPAHFYPFALKTYDILPPPPTIEDAIGEYRAIFFAPLSFSFGEEILLDHLCSEEELSQCDKRRQRALRSKKAFSILTQLYEEL; encoded by the coding sequence ATGCATTTTTCTAGATATTTACTACAATCCTTCGGCAATCAATCCCTGCCCGAACCTTTGTATCAGAAGTTTCAGATATATCATCAAAACTATCTTGATGCAGCGACAAAGAAATGTTCTTTGGAAAAAGCTGAGGAGTTATGTCTACAATGGCTGAAGATTGTCATTGAGGATCTGAAAGATCCTTTCATCTTTCCTCCTTACCATAAGAAAATTCGCTCGCCGATAGATTTATTTGATTTCGGCAAGCAATTTTTCTCAGTTCTTGTAGATGATGAGAATTCTAAAGTTCATAATCTTCATCATCTAGATCAAATTCAAGAATTTATAGATCGCAAAGACAACGTGATTTTACTTGCAAATCACCAAACAGAATGTGATCCCCAGCTGATGTACTATGCTTTAGGGAAGACTCATCCCGAACTAGTTGAGAATATGATTTTCGTAGCAGGAGACCGCGTAACTTCCGATCCCCTAGCCCGTCCATTCAGTATGGGCTGTGATTTATTATGCATCTATTCAAGACGTCATATTAATAATCCCCCTGAACAAAAAGAAGAGAAGCTACACCACAATCAAAAGAGTATGAAAACGCTGAGAACTCTACTTAATGAAGGAGGCAAGTTCATTTATGTAGCTCCTGCAGGAGGTAGAGATAGGAAAACCCCAGAAAATCTTCTTTATCCCTCAGAATTTCAACCAGAAAGTGTGGAAATGTTTCGTTTATTAACGAAGGCATCGGGAAGACCCGCTCATTTTTATCCATTCGCATTAAAAACTTACGACATTCTCCCACCACCACCAACGATAGAAGATGCTATTGGAGAATATCGAGCAATTTTCTTTGCTCCTCTTTCTTTTAGTTTTGGAGAAGAGATTTTATTAGATCACCTATGTTCTGAAGAGGAACTTTCACAATGTGACAAGCGCAGACAACGAGCATTAAGATCAAAAAAAGCATTTTCCATTTTAACGCAGCTATATGAGGAATTATAA
- the plsX gene encoding phosphate acyltransferase PlsX: MNVQIGIDLMGGDHSPLVIWEVLIDVLNSRASNSHISFIAFASREVKEQILSSYTHKEYPEIIASESFVAMDDSPLAAIRKKSSSMALGLDYLKEDKIDAFISTGNTAALITLSRAKIPVFPTVRRPALLVRVPTMRGCAVILDVGANVSVNPEEMLGFARMGLAYRQCLGKAECPTIGLLNIGSEERKGTEAHRQTYRILKETFQDAFLGNIESGDVFGGSVDIVVADGFTGNIFLKTAEGVFDFLRHILGDKLESDVTRHLDYTIYPGSMVCGLSKLVIKCHGKACGKSLFNGISGSIDLARARVCERILSSLS, from the coding sequence ATGAACGTGCAAATTGGCATAGATCTGATGGGAGGGGATCATTCTCCTCTTGTTATTTGGGAAGTGCTAATCGATGTACTCAATTCTAGAGCTTCGAACTCGCACATTTCTTTTATTGCCTTCGCTTCTCGTGAGGTGAAGGAACAAATCCTCAGTAGCTATACACATAAAGAATATCCTGAAATCATTGCTTCAGAAAGCTTTGTTGCCATGGATGATTCTCCATTGGCTGCTATTCGAAAAAAGTCTTCATCCATGGCTCTAGGTTTAGACTATCTTAAAGAAGATAAGATAGACGCATTTATTTCCACGGGAAATACTGCTGCGTTGATTACCTTATCTCGAGCTAAAATTCCTGTATTTCCTACTGTTCGTCGTCCCGCTTTGCTTGTCCGTGTGCCCACTATGCGTGGTTGTGCGGTTATATTGGATGTTGGTGCCAATGTTTCTGTAAATCCTGAAGAGATGTTAGGTTTTGCGCGTATGGGTTTAGCCTATCGACAGTGTCTTGGGAAGGCAGAATGTCCTACTATAGGTTTGCTAAATATTGGTTCTGAAGAGCGTAAGGGAACAGAAGCACACCGACAAACATACCGCATTCTTAAAGAAACCTTTCAGGATGCCTTTCTGGGGAATATTGAAAGTGGTGATGTCTTCGGTGGTAGTGTGGATATTGTGGTTGCTGACGGCTTCACAGGGAATATTTTCTTAAAAACAGCAGAAGGCGTTTTTGATTTTCTGCGTCATATTTTAGGGGATAAATTAGAATCTGATGTCACACGTCATCTAGATTATACAATTTATCCCGGCTCAATGGTCTGTGGGCTGTCTAAGCTTGTAATAAAGTGTCATGGGAAAGCTTGCGGAAAATCTTTATTTAATGGCATTTCCGGATCTATAGATTTAGCGCGTGCACGTGTTTGTGAGCGCATTTTATCTAGTTTATCTTAA
- a CDS encoding Rne/Rng family ribonuclease, which produces MENDILLNIESKEIRYAHLKNGQLFDLIIERKKIRQLKGNIYRGRVTNILRNIQSAFINIDERENGFIHISDVLENSKKFEQMFDMDFDVLPKEDSEKPEAPIEELLKLDSPVLVQVVKEPIGTKGARLTSNISIPGRYLVLLPNSPHRGVSRKIEDPHMRDQLKQLIRSFEMPQDMGLICRTASVLASTDALINEAHDLLATWKGILEKFHSTDQPCLLYEETDILKKAVITCIDKNYKRLLIDDYSTYQKCKRMLKKYSPDSSVKIEYYRDSIPMFERFNIEKEIDKATKRKIWLSSGGYLFFDKTEAMHTIDVNSGRSTQLESGVEETLVQINLEAAEEIARQLRLRNVGGLVIIDFIDMKSRKNQRRVLERLKEHMKYDAARCTILSMSEFGLVEMTRQRNRESLMQTLFTTCPYCSGNAIIKTPESVVIEIERDLKKVINHKEHTHLCLVVHPEIAGYMKQEKDDDELIRLAKHLKAKLQINTSDSLHLNHYQFFSLVTGESIEL; this is translated from the coding sequence ATGGAAAACGACATCTTGTTAAATATAGAGTCTAAAGAAATTCGCTACGCTCATTTAAAAAACGGTCAGCTTTTTGATCTCATTATTGAAAGAAAAAAAATTCGCCAGCTCAAGGGCAACATCTATCGAGGTCGCGTAACTAATATCTTAAGAAACATTCAATCTGCTTTCATTAACATTGATGAAAGAGAAAATGGTTTCATTCACATTTCAGACGTATTAGAAAATTCTAAGAAGTTTGAACAAATGTTCGATATGGATTTCGATGTTCTCCCCAAGGAAGACAGTGAAAAACCAGAAGCACCAATAGAGGAATTATTAAAGTTAGACAGCCCTGTGTTAGTTCAGGTAGTTAAGGAACCCATAGGGACCAAAGGTGCACGTCTAACCTCAAATATTTCCATTCCCGGACGTTATTTAGTTTTACTCCCCAACTCTCCGCACCGCGGTGTGTCTAGAAAAATTGAAGACCCCCACATGAGAGATCAGCTAAAGCAGCTTATTCGCTCTTTTGAAATGCCTCAAGATATGGGTCTGATTTGTCGCACAGCCAGCGTGCTTGCTTCTACTGATGCATTGATAAATGAAGCTCATGACTTACTAGCAACTTGGAAAGGTATTTTAGAAAAATTCCACTCCACAGATCAGCCTTGTCTACTTTATGAAGAGACCGATATCCTGAAAAAGGCTGTAATCACCTGTATTGATAAGAATTATAAACGTTTACTCATTGATGATTATTCTACCTATCAAAAATGTAAGCGTATGCTCAAAAAATATTCCCCTGATTCTTCTGTAAAGATTGAATACTATCGTGATTCAATCCCTATGTTTGAACGATTCAACATTGAAAAAGAAATTGACAAGGCAACAAAGAGAAAAATCTGGCTTTCTAGTGGCGGTTATCTATTTTTCGATAAAACAGAAGCGATGCACACAATTGATGTGAACTCAGGGAGAAGTACACAATTAGAAAGTGGTGTTGAAGAGACTTTGGTTCAAATCAACCTAGAAGCAGCAGAAGAAATCGCTAGACAACTACGTCTACGCAATGTTGGAGGCTTGGTAATCATTGATTTCATAGATATGAAATCGCGTAAAAACCAACGTCGTGTTTTAGAACGTCTAAAAGAACATATGAAATACGATGCTGCACGCTGTACTATTTTAAGCATGAGTGAATTCGGTCTTGTAGAAATGACTCGTCAGAGAAATCGTGAATCTTTAATGCAGACACTATTTACAACGTGCCCCTATTGTAGCGGTAACGCAATTATCAAAACTCCAGAAAGTGTGGTTATTGAGATTGAAAGAGATCTCAAAAAAGTGATCAATCATAAAGAACACACGCATCTATGTTTAGTTGTTCATCCGGAAATTGCTGGTTATATGAAACAGGAAAAAGACGATGATGAACTCATCCGTTTGGCTAAACATTTAAAAGCTAAATTACAAATTAACACTTCAGACTCGCTTCATCTCAACCATTACCAATTCTTCTCATTAGTTACAGGAGAGAGTATTGAGTTATAG
- the rpmF gene encoding 50S ribosomal protein L32, which yields MAVPRNRHSNARKNIRRSHHAKKARHAAVCNNCKQAFIPHTICTSCGFYNGKAVMTVEKK from the coding sequence ATGGCAGTACCACGCAATCGACATAGCAATGCGCGAAAAAATATCCGAAGAAGTCATCATGCGAAAAAAGCACGTCATGCGGCTGTCTGCAACAACTGCAAGCAAGCTTTTATTCCTCATACAATCTGTACTTCTTGTGGTTTTTATAACGGGAAAGCCGTTATGACTGTAGAAAAGAAATAA